Proteins co-encoded in one Capnocytophaga ochracea DSM 7271 genomic window:
- a CDS encoding clostripain-related cysteine peptidase, giving the protein MKNFFLRTLAIVLWQVFLFTSCEKDSNIVTKKESKRAVFVYMIADNDLDFYATANINEMETFMAQNPEAGSVYVYIDRAKNRKTAHPILYQITADTSAKINSKIIKVYPENNSANEKVFAEALSQVQTICAINNEFLRGLVLWSHGSAWLPESVSLASQRATAVKSFGLDQTMANNENHNAEMDVRKLTIILNNYHFDFILFDACFMASIEVFYELRNTTDYIIASPTEVLATGFPYKDILTDMLSATVNYQKIAQKYVAFFQQKKGVLQSASVVTVKTAELPQFATLFKYYLNTISREITDQKWLQYSQDEVDYLFDLGQVADYLQKEQTNKKLTEQLGRLITNYHHTSYFFGKIPLQKSSGISIYIPQSATLQNDEYEFYKTLSWTNAVNMPIFTKH; this is encoded by the coding sequence ATGAAAAATTTTTTTTTACGAACACTTGCCATAGTTTTATGGCAGGTGTTCCTTTTCACAAGCTGCGAAAAGGATTCTAATATTGTTACAAAAAAAGAAAGTAAAAGAGCTGTTTTCGTTTATATGATAGCTGATAATGATTTAGACTTCTATGCTACTGCAAATATTAACGAAATGGAAACTTTTATGGCTCAAAACCCTGAAGCTGGCTCTGTGTATGTTTATATTGATCGCGCTAAAAACAGAAAAACAGCTCACCCTATACTGTATCAAATTACTGCTGACACCTCTGCTAAAATAAACTCTAAGATTATAAAGGTTTATCCTGAAAATAATAGTGCCAATGAAAAAGTTTTTGCTGAAGCACTTTCACAAGTACAAACTATTTGTGCTATTAATAATGAGTTCTTACGCGGACTTGTGTTATGGTCACACGGTAGTGCTTGGCTCCCCGAGAGTGTTTCTTTAGCTTCGCAAAGAGCTACTGCAGTCAAATCTTTTGGGCTTGACCAAACTATGGCTAATAACGAAAACCATAATGCCGAAATGGATGTCCGAAAATTAACTATCATTCTAAATAATTATCACTTTGATTTTATCCTTTTTGACGCTTGTTTTATGGCTTCTATTGAGGTGTTTTATGAATTGAGAAATACTACAGATTATATCATTGCTTCTCCTACTGAAGTGCTTGCTACAGGATTTCCCTATAAAGATATTTTGACTGATATGCTTAGTGCTACAGTGAATTACCAGAAAATTGCTCAAAAATATGTAGCATTTTTTCAGCAGAAAAAAGGTGTATTACAATCTGCTTCAGTAGTTACTGTCAAAACAGCTGAGCTTCCTCAGTTTGCAACATTATTTAAATACTATTTAAATACTATTTCTAGAGAAATAACAGACCAAAAATGGTTGCAATATAGCCAAGATGAAGTAGACTATCTATTTGATTTAGGACAGGTTGCTGATTATTTGCAAAAAGAACAAACTAATAAAAAACTTACCGAGCAATTAGGAAGATTAATAACTAATTACCATCATACTTCTTATTTCTTTGGTAAAATACCTCTCCAAAAAAGTTCTGGAATCAGTATTTATATACCTCAGTCGGCTACACTACAAAATGATGAATATGAATTTTATAAAACATTATCTTGGACTAATGCTGTTAATATGCCTATTTTTACTAAGCATTAG
- a CDS encoding sigma-70 family RNA polymerase sigma factor produces MRQLKITKQVTNRETASLDKYLQEIGRVDLITADEEVELAQRIKAGDVAALEKLTKANLRFVVSVAKQYQNQGLTLPDLINEGNLGLIKAAQRFDETRGFKFISYAVWWIRQSILQALAEQSRIVRLPLNKIGSINKINKMYAYLEQANERVPSAEEIARELDMSVNDVKESMKNAGRHISMDAPLVEGEDSNLYDVIRSNESPNPDKSLILDSLRTEIERALETLTPREADVVRLYFGLSDQHAMTLEEIGETFDLTRERVRQIKEKAIRRLKHTSRSKILKTYLG; encoded by the coding sequence ATGAGACAACTAAAAATTACCAAACAGGTAACCAACCGTGAAACCGCGTCTCTTGATAAGTATTTACAAGAGATCGGTCGTGTAGATTTGATTACTGCCGATGAAGAGGTGGAATTGGCACAACGCATTAAGGCAGGCGATGTAGCTGCCTTAGAAAAACTCACCAAAGCCAATTTGCGCTTCGTGGTATCAGTAGCTAAACAATACCAAAACCAAGGGCTTACCCTGCCCGACCTTATTAACGAAGGGAACTTAGGGCTCATCAAAGCAGCACAACGCTTCGACGAAACCCGTGGATTCAAATTCATTTCCTACGCCGTATGGTGGATTCGCCAATCTATTCTCCAAGCCTTAGCCGAACAATCCCGTATTGTGCGCTTACCGCTGAATAAAATAGGTTCTATCAACAAAATTAACAAGATGTATGCTTATCTCGAGCAAGCCAATGAACGCGTACCTTCAGCCGAAGAAATTGCACGTGAGTTAGATATGTCAGTAAACGATGTAAAAGAATCAATGAAAAATGCAGGGCGTCATATCTCTATGGATGCGCCTTTGGTGGAAGGAGAAGATTCTAATCTTTACGACGTGATTCGCAGTAACGAATCGCCTAACCCCGATAAGTCGCTTATTTTAGATTCGTTGCGTACCGAGATTGAGCGTGCACTCGAAACGCTTACCCCTCGCGAAGCCGATGTAGTTCGTTTGTATTTCGGTCTTTCCGACCAGCACGCAATGACCCTCGAAGAAATAGGTGAAACCTTCGACCTCACCCGCGAACGTGTACGTCAAATCAAAGAAAAAGCAATACGTCGCCTTAAACACACTTCCCGTAGTAAAATTCTAAAAACATATTTAGGATAG
- a CDS encoding glycosyltransferase: MKYSFIIPIYNRPEELDELLNSLVSQTYEGDFEVVVIEDGSTITSEQICKKYQNDLSISYLSKPNTGPGDSRNYGMQRAQHDYFIILDSDCILPSHYLEAVDDFLQAHYVDCFGGSDTATDDFTDIQKAINYTMTSLLTTGGIRGSQKRIQRFEPRSFNMGLSRKAFEATGGFGKIHPGEDPDLVIRLWEKGFDSAFIPTAFVFHKRRISWTKFRTQVSKFGQTRAILNHWHPQTRKLTFWLPTCFALGLCGAILLAFFGHIAPLLVYASYFILIGWDSARENRSVKIGFLSVWALLVQFFSYGWGFLRATLKIAFVKKPIETLFPHLFFK, translated from the coding sequence ATGAAATATAGTTTTATTATCCCTATATACAATCGCCCTGAGGAACTTGACGAACTGCTAAACAGTCTTGTATCACAAACTTACGAAGGTGATTTTGAAGTAGTAGTGATAGAGGACGGCTCTACTATTACCTCAGAGCAGATATGTAAAAAATACCAAAACGATTTATCGATTAGTTATCTTTCTAAACCTAATACAGGTCCGGGCGACTCGCGTAATTACGGTATGCAACGCGCTCAGCACGATTATTTTATCATTTTAGATTCCGATTGCATTTTGCCTTCTCATTATTTGGAAGCGGTAGATGACTTCTTGCAAGCCCATTATGTAGATTGTTTTGGGGGCTCGGATACTGCTACCGATGACTTTACCGATATTCAGAAAGCTATTAACTATACGATGACTTCTTTGCTGACTACGGGGGGCATTCGCGGTAGCCAAAAGCGTATTCAGCGGTTTGAACCTCGCAGTTTTAATATGGGTTTATCGCGTAAAGCTTTTGAGGCGACGGGAGGTTTTGGGAAAATACACCCTGGTGAAGACCCTGATTTAGTGATACGCCTTTGGGAAAAGGGTTTTGATTCGGCTTTTATCCCTACCGCTTTTGTGTTTCACAAACGGCGCATTTCGTGGACGAAATTCCGTACCCAAGTGAGCAAATTTGGACAAACGCGGGCTATCCTTAACCATTGGCACCCGCAAACGCGCAAGCTGACTTTTTGGTTGCCTACTTGCTTTGCCTTGGGACTTTGTGGCGCTATACTGTTAGCCTTTTTTGGACACATCGCTCCCTTGCTTGTATACGCTTCTTATTTTATATTGATAGGGTGGGACAGTGCCCGAGAGAACCGCAGTGTGAAGATAGGATTTTTATCGGTTTGGGCACTTCTGGTACAGTTTTTTAGTTATGGTTGGGGATTTCTCAGAGCAACATTAAAAATAGCTTTCGTTAAGAAACCAATCGAAACTCTTTTCCCGCATTTATTCTTTAAATAA
- the rsgA gene encoding ribosome small subunit-dependent GTPase A, protein MEGLVYKSTGSWYTVKDVATEQFYECRIKGKFRIKGIKNTNPIAVGDRVLFRLEESNRGVITEIKERDNYIIRKSVNLSKQTHIIASNINLAFLVVTLNNPPTSTTFIDRFLVTAEAYGIKTVLLFNKVDTYTEDELTEVKFLASIYRKAGYKCIGISATTGKNIDKVKTIMEGKTCVVSGHSGAGKSTLINAIAPNLHLKTAEISQQHQQGQHTTTFAEMFDLPFGARIIDTPGIKGFGMVEIEKEELTDYFPEFFALKHQCKFNNCLHTDEPQCAVKAALDRDEIAWSRYKSYLQILKGEESVYREGEGE, encoded by the coding sequence ATGGAAGGGTTAGTCTATAAATCTACAGGAAGCTGGTACACAGTGAAGGACGTCGCTACGGAGCAGTTCTACGAGTGTCGCATCAAAGGCAAATTCCGAATAAAAGGCATTAAGAACACAAATCCCATAGCCGTGGGCGACCGCGTGCTCTTTCGTTTGGAAGAGAGCAACAGAGGCGTCATTACCGAGATAAAAGAACGCGATAACTACATCATTCGTAAATCAGTAAACCTCTCTAAGCAAACTCATATCATCGCTTCCAATATCAACCTCGCTTTCTTGGTAGTAACCCTCAACAATCCGCCTACCTCTACTACTTTCATCGACCGTTTTTTGGTAACTGCCGAAGCCTATGGTATCAAAACCGTATTGCTTTTCAACAAAGTAGATACTTATACAGAAGACGAGCTCACCGAAGTGAAATTCCTCGCTTCAATATACCGCAAGGCAGGTTATAAATGTATAGGTATTTCGGCTACTACGGGCAAAAATATCGATAAGGTAAAAACCATTATGGAAGGAAAAACCTGCGTGGTATCAGGGCATTCTGGTGCGGGCAAGTCTACCCTCATCAATGCCATAGCTCCCAATTTACATCTCAAAACTGCCGAAATCTCTCAGCAACATCAGCAAGGTCAGCACACTACCACTTTTGCCGAGATGTTCGATTTGCCTTTTGGGGCACGCATTATCGATACTCCAGGTATCAAAGGCTTTGGTATGGTAGAAATCGAAAAAGAAGAACTCACCGACTATTTTCCCGAGTTTTTCGCTCTCAAACACCAATGTAAGTTCAATAACTGTCTCCATACCGATGAACCCCAATGCGCTGTAAAAGCAGCCTTAGACCGCGATGAAATCGCTTGGTCGCGCTACAAAAGCTATCTCCAAATCCTAAAAGGCGAAGAAAGCGTATACCGAGAAGGCGAAGGAGAGTAA
- a CDS encoding CvpA family protein: MNKIDILLLVILAFGAVRGFMRGVIIEMASLLAIVIGIYGAIHFSFFTASLLDKILPAEKQTLEIFAFGITLIVLMLGVMLLAKVLTQMLKIAELGFLNRLAGALFGLLKVAVIAGSMFLFLERTFQTEKWLSVSALSESLLYKPVKSISQVVYANVFPEKEKKEQKSE, from the coding sequence ATGAATAAGATAGATATTTTATTATTGGTAATTCTGGCTTTCGGAGCTGTACGTGGCTTTATGCGAGGAGTTATCATCGAAATGGCATCGCTATTAGCTATTGTGATAGGTATCTATGGGGCGATACACTTTTCGTTCTTTACAGCCTCGTTGTTAGACAAGATTCTACCAGCCGAAAAACAAACCTTGGAGATTTTTGCATTTGGTATTACTCTCATTGTATTAATGCTGGGGGTAATGCTCTTAGCTAAAGTCCTTACCCAGATGCTTAAAATTGCCGAACTCGGTTTTCTGAACCGTTTAGCAGGAGCCTTGTTTGGCTTACTCAAAGTGGCTGTAATTGCAGGGTCGATGTTCTTGTTTTTAGAGCGTACCTTTCAAACCGAAAAGTGGCTCTCAGTCTCCGCTTTGAGTGAATCTCTTCTGTACAAACCCGTAAAGAGTATCAGTCAAGTAGTATACGCCAATGTATTTCCCGAGAAAGAGAAAAAAGAACAGAAAAGTGAATAA
- a CDS encoding reprolysin-like metallopeptidase: protein MKISRLLLLWFFVAGTINAQQKATEVIRLFGTNSSVQWNVPIEGKSVSLNWQARPNSLAQEGFRTFVAYHNGNFAGTLSMNKSTLSGEVWHDGHSYFINTENGILKVTTDKEHFACGTCADGQCSQATTPTSQRLPMQLAPANAMTARGAILHEEPLPSDDKKVLYNTNVLRTYRLAMLIDYSFYKKHCYGDINKVKEFMTKVEAGLNEVCGREIGCQFTLVNDPRLIITTKDKEIYNYPVVREVLNRATSDFNNLIGEENYDAGIVFSIYSDNRGLAHLGEITGKLKGGCIANHEFYIILHELGHLLGSAHTFTIGGATASSHTEPDRGNSIMSYINDPNGTYFSLPSIYTIRNRTNLHDAYYSDKARTQLVGLPQDNIPYGEVSTNRAPVIQRSTLKKEYKLPKNTYFQFNIEATDPDGDPLLYMAHQADFNQFGKARFPSNRPTESNHIEFYQPYRENGYNEWKPVPYKFTGKNETGVFTFWLGVCDGKIGAYKDGKPHVALYDVYETKVNIVEGKPFRITNITKSSAGRFKYGKETTIYWDVDKNVFGNDSKVRILFSDDYGKTYKYVLADGLPNNGQATVIFPTQAKGWKNYNLFVEGLFKIEVLNHIAYAVSTDTPGTLDMHSPDITFKNLPEPVITVKKNAIPEKPNVTAESHYCGANKKAEVTFSEEDHTTYLLRKWVAKDKCNYSATAQQFIYYEKEPPTKTLRFVAPLPEDKHVQCRGDIPSKAEVKAEGADNIHIDYEEEFREGDRKSYKLTRSWIAYAEGALPIRHTQQIFLKDTQKPVLSSYPPSMTVKSEADVPVRENLTATDNCDGALQVVSSQSNETKDGKKIVRYVWFVEDSAHNENRYEQVITIDLNAQNPQPQPQPNPQPQPQPQPQPQPQPQPNPSDPSKSPSAALIIYNAVSTTNPENYFKVENADEDRPISLLIFDEMGLKVYENNHYQQNGDYFRGYPNVKGVVGSKRLAGTYFYVVTYYFKGQQQTKKGILYVK, encoded by the coding sequence ATGAAAATATCACGACTTTTACTACTCTGGTTCTTCGTAGCAGGAACCATAAATGCACAACAAAAAGCTACTGAGGTCATACGCCTTTTTGGTACAAACTCCTCAGTACAATGGAATGTTCCTATCGAAGGAAAATCTGTATCGCTCAACTGGCAAGCACGTCCCAACAGCCTTGCCCAAGAAGGATTCCGCACTTTCGTTGCCTATCACAATGGCAATTTTGCAGGAACACTCTCAATGAATAAAAGTACCCTATCAGGTGAAGTATGGCACGACGGTCATTCTTATTTCATCAACACTGAAAACGGAATACTCAAAGTTACTACCGATAAAGAACACTTCGCTTGTGGCACTTGCGCCGATGGACAATGCTCCCAAGCTACAACACCCACTTCCCAAAGACTACCTATGCAACTCGCGCCTGCTAATGCGATGACTGCACGTGGTGCCATACTGCATGAAGAGCCACTTCCGTCTGACGACAAAAAAGTGCTTTACAATACCAATGTACTCAGAACCTATCGTTTGGCTATGCTCATCGATTACAGTTTCTACAAAAAACATTGTTATGGTGATATAAATAAGGTAAAAGAATTTATGACAAAAGTAGAGGCAGGGCTCAACGAAGTATGCGGTAGAGAGATTGGCTGTCAATTTACTTTGGTGAACGACCCTCGCCTTATCATCACTACTAAAGACAAAGAAATATACAATTACCCTGTGGTGAGAGAGGTATTGAATAGAGCGACTTCAGATTTTAATAACCTTATAGGCGAAGAGAATTACGATGCAGGTATTGTCTTTTCTATATACAGTGATAACCGTGGTTTGGCGCATTTGGGTGAAATTACAGGAAAGCTAAAAGGAGGCTGTATCGCCAATCACGAGTTTTATATCATCCTTCACGAATTAGGACACTTATTAGGCTCCGCACACACTTTTACCATAGGAGGTGCAACAGCTTCTTCTCATACCGAACCCGATAGAGGGAACTCTATTATGAGTTACATCAACGACCCTAATGGCACTTATTTTTCTCTTCCGTCTATATACACCATCCGCAACCGTACCAATTTGCACGATGCTTATTATAGCGATAAAGCCCGTACACAGTTGGTAGGCTTGCCACAGGACAATATTCCTTACGGTGAAGTTTCTACTAACCGTGCCCCCGTAATCCAACGTTCTACCTTAAAGAAGGAATACAAACTCCCCAAAAATACTTACTTTCAATTCAATATAGAAGCAACTGACCCCGATGGTGATCCGCTTCTCTATATGGCACATCAAGCCGATTTTAATCAGTTTGGCAAAGCGCGTTTCCCTTCTAATCGCCCTACCGAAAGCAACCATATAGAGTTCTATCAACCCTATAGAGAAAATGGATACAATGAATGGAAACCTGTCCCTTATAAGTTCACAGGTAAAAATGAAACTGGCGTTTTTACTTTTTGGTTAGGCGTATGCGATGGTAAAATAGGAGCTTACAAAGATGGAAAACCTCACGTAGCGCTCTATGATGTCTATGAAACCAAAGTAAATATAGTAGAAGGTAAGCCTTTTAGGATAACTAATATAACTAAAAGCAGTGCCGGAAGATTTAAATATGGTAAAGAAACTACTATCTACTGGGATGTTGATAAGAATGTTTTTGGCAACGATAGTAAGGTGCGTATTCTCTTTTCAGACGATTATGGAAAAACCTATAAATACGTGTTAGCCGATGGATTACCTAACAACGGACAAGCTACGGTCATTTTTCCTACACAAGCCAAAGGGTGGAAAAATTATAATCTTTTTGTAGAAGGACTCTTTAAAATAGAAGTACTCAACCATATTGCCTATGCTGTGAGCACTGACACCCCAGGCACTTTGGATATGCACAGCCCTGACATTACCTTTAAAAATTTACCAGAGCCTGTGATAACTGTTAAAAAGAATGCTATTCCCGAAAAACCTAACGTTACCGCCGAATCTCATTATTGTGGTGCTAATAAAAAAGCTGAGGTAACTTTTTCAGAAGAAGACCATACTACCTATTTATTGCGCAAATGGGTAGCAAAAGATAAATGCAACTATTCTGCTACAGCACAGCAATTTATCTATTACGAAAAAGAACCACCTACTAAAACCTTACGATTTGTAGCTCCTCTTCCTGAGGATAAACACGTACAATGCAGAGGCGATATTCCATCCAAAGCTGAAGTAAAAGCAGAGGGAGCCGATAACATTCACATAGACTATGAAGAAGAGTTTAGAGAAGGCGACCGTAAGTCTTACAAACTCACTCGCTCTTGGATAGCCTATGCCGAGGGAGCTTTGCCTATCCGCCATACCCAACAAATTTTCCTTAAAGACACCCAAAAACCTGTGCTCTCGTCTTACCCCCCAAGTATGACCGTAAAGAGCGAAGCCGATGTGCCTGTAAGAGAAAACCTCACTGCAACCGATAATTGTGATGGAGCTTTACAAGTAGTGTCTAGCCAAAGTAATGAAACTAAAGACGGTAAAAAAATAGTGCGCTATGTATGGTTTGTAGAAGATAGTGCTCATAACGAAAACCGTTATGAACAAGTAATCACTATTGATCTTAACGCTCAAAATCCTCAACCCCAACCCCAACCCAACCCTCAACCACAACCACAGCCACAACCTCAACCCCAACCCCAACCACAGCCCAACCCGTCCGACCCATCCAAATCACCCTCTGCGGCACTTATAATATATAATGCTGTCTCAACTACTAACCCCGAGAACTATTTCAAGGTAGAAAATGCCGATGAAGATCGCCCTATCTCATTACTTATTTTTGATGAAATGGGCTTAAAAGTGTACGAAAATAACCACTATCAGCAAAATGGTGACTATTTCAGAGGCTACCCTAACGTAAAAGGAGTGGTAGGTAGCAAACGCTTAGCAGGTACTTATTTCTATGTGGTTACCTACTATTTTAAAGGACAACAACAAACCAAAAAAGGAATTTTATACGTAAAATAG